From Aquarana catesbeiana isolate 2022-GZ linkage group LG05, ASM4218655v1, whole genome shotgun sequence:
tcgtcgtacgtgttgtacgacaccgcgttcttgacgttcggaatttccgacaagatttgtgtgaccgtgtgtatgcaagacaagtttgagccgacatccatcggaaaacatccatggattttgttgtcggaatgttcgatcgtgtgtacggggcattagtcgtattttagttgactaaaatagtgttaatttagtagACAAAATAAACACTGGTTCGATTACTGTCTATGTGTTGTAAGCTCAAAGAGAGACATGCCAGGTCTTTCTTTGACCGGCTTCTGCTCCCAGATGTTACCTGGAACAAGAGAGCATTATCAGTGGTGAACATTCATTTGCATAAAAAATTTAGTTCATATCACAGGACAGACTTATGGATTCCACTCTTTATCTCTTTTTCCATTGCCTTTGACTTGCCTCCAAAAATCAGTCCATGTAAGGCGTACGTAGAACGCTATTACTATTATAAGGAGACGGGTATTTGCCAGATATTTAGCCATGGCGGTTGTCAAGGAAATACAAACAATTTTCTTACCAAAGAAGACTGCGAGACAAATGTCTTCCATCCTCCATGAAACTTTTCAGTAAGGTTCCAACAGTCGTCTTTATCACTATTTATCTCTTCCATTGCTATTTGATATTTATGTGTTGTTTCTTTCCATTTCTAGTCTGTGAGCTGCCTCCAGACCGCGGTCCATGTAAGGGGCACATGCTGCGCTATTACTATGATCAGAATACAGAAACTTGCAAGGATTTCATCTATGGTGGTTGTAAAGGAAATGGAAACAATTTTGAAACTGAAGAAGAGTGCGAACGCACCTGCCAATCAGGTATTTTTATTGTGTCATCATTGTATGTTGCTCAGTATGAATTTATTTCAGCTCAGATTTACTGTACACACTTCTTTTTCTAGTTCTAGtttaattctattgttttttttatttgtttattctattcttttctattctattcatttattttcttttctattctttttgtaattaaattcaaatttattctatttaaaatttgaatttcggaagatggttatattctttctattcagtttttttctatactattctgttattttatattctattcaaatcttttcttttctattcaaattcaaattgattatgTTTGATTTTTGGGAAAAGGTTATATTCTTTcgattcaattctattctattgtttttttaattttatttttttcttatttttttctattctatttttttctattctattattctcttatgtattctaattcaaatttattctatttgaaattcgaaatttcagaagaaggttatattctttctatgttattctattctattccttgttattatattctagtctattctgctattcctttattttctattctatttattttattctctttgggaaTTGGAAAACCGTttcgaattcaaatttgaaaactatttggatTAGAAAAATATTCAAAAACAATTTGAAAACGGTTTGAACTAaaatttcgtccaaattttttttctcgttatttcggatttgtttaaattcagtactattgtaattcagaaattcggatacatccgaatttctgaaaaacgaaaattcgtccgaatttcaatttggaacgaaacaaaccacacatgtctcATAGATAGCACTTTCTTTTCTGTGGTATGTAatcgccactagggatgagccgatgaCCCccaggttcagttcgcagcagaacatgcgaacaggcaaaaaatgtgttagaacaagcgaacaccgttcacgtttatgggacacaaacatgaaaaatcaaaagtgctacttttaaaggcttatatgcaagttattgtcataaaaagtgtttggggacctgggtcctgccccaggggacatggatcaatgcaaaaaaaagttttaaaaacggacgtttttttcgggagcagtgattttaataatgcttaaatttaaagcatgatatggagacgggtgttTGCGAGGTATTTAGCCATGGCGGTTGTCaagtaaaaatgcaaacaattttcttACCAAAGAAGATTGCGAGACAAGTGTCTTCGATCCTCAATGAAACTTTTCAGTAAGGTTCTAACAGTCATCTTTATCACTAGTTATCTCTTCCATTGCTATTTGATCTTTATGTGTTGTTTCTTTCCATTTCTAGTCTGTCACCAGCCTCCAAAAACCGGTCCATGTAAGGCGTCCATACAGCGCTATTACTATGATCAGAGGGCAAAAATTTGCAAGCAATTCACCTATGGTGGTTGTGATGGAAATGAAAACAATTTTAAAACTAAAGAAGAGTGCGAACGCACCTGCCAATCAGGTATTTTTATTGTGTCATCATTGTATGTTGCTCAGTATGAATTTATTCCATCTCAGATTTACTGTACACACTTCTTTTTCTAGTTCTAGtttaattcttttgttttttttatttgttctatccttttctattctattattttattttctattctattttctattcttttctattctattctttttgtaattaaattcaaatttattctatttaaaattcgaatttcggaagttggttatattctttctattctgtttttttctatactattctgttattttctattctaatcttttcttttctattcaaattgattatgTTTGATTTTTGGGAAAAGGTTATATTCTTtcgattctattctattgtttttttaattctattcttttatagtctatttttttctatttttttctattctattattttcttatgtgttctaattcaaattcattctatttgaaattcgaatttcagaagatggttatattctttctatgttattctattctattccttgtttttatattctagtctattctgcgttattttctattcaattttgttctgttttactctattatattcttttattttctgttatattcttttctagtctattcttttttttttctattctattcctttattttctattctatttattttattctctttgggaaTTGGAAAACCGTTTTGAATTCAAATTTAAAAACTATTTGGATTAGAAAAATATTCAAAAACAATTTGAAAAGGGTTTGAACTAAAGtttcgtccgaattttttttctcgttatttcggatttgtttaaattcagtactattgtaattcagaaattcggatacatctgaatttctgaaaaacgaaaattcgtccgaatttcaatttggaatgaaacaaaccaCATGTCTAATAGATAGCACTTTCTTTTctgtggtatgtaatcaccactagggatgagccgaagacccccaggttcagttcacagcagaacatgcgaacaggcaaaaaatttgttcgaacaagcgaacactgttaacgtctatgggacacgaacatgaaaatccaaaagtgctaattttaaaggcttatatgcaagttattgtcataaaaagtgtttggggacccgggtcctgccccaggggacatggatcaatgcaaaaaatttttttttaaaacggccatttttttaggagcagtgattttaataatgcttaaagtgaaagcatgatATGGAGAAGGGTATTTGCCAGATATTTAGCCATGGCGGTTGTCAAgtaaaaatacaaacaattttCTTACCAATGAAGACTGCGAGACAAGTGTCTTCGATCCTCAATGAAACTTTTCAGTAAGGTTCTAACAGTCATCTTTATCACTAGTTATCTCTTCCATTGCTATTTGATCTTTATGTGTTGTTTCTTTCCATTTCTAGTCTGTGAGCTGCCTCCAGACCGCGGTCCATGTAGGGGGCACATGCCGCGCTATTACTATGATCAGAATGCAGAAACTTGCAAGGAATTCATCTATGGTGGTTGTCAAGGAAATGGAAACAATTTTCTTACTAAGAAACAGTGCGAACGCACCTGCAAATCAGGTATTTTTATTGTGTCATCATTGTATGTTGCTCAGTATGAATGAATTTATTTCATCTCAGATTTACTGTACACATTTCTTTTTCTAGTCCTagtttaattcaattttttttatttgtttattctattctagtctatttttttctattctattttattttctattctattcttttctattctttttctaattaaattcaaatttattaagtgttcttgcatagcaagaccacttacggTTATCTCacaatcattttattattattatagccaaagttaccaccctaactcctcccacag
This genomic window contains:
- the LOC141144176 gene encoding uncharacterized protein → MIRIQKLARISSMVVVKEMETILKLKKSANAPANQSVTSLQKPVHVRRPYSAITMIRGQKFASNSPMVVVMEMKTILKLKKSANAPANQSVSCLQTAVHVGGTCRAITMIRMQKLARNSSMVVVKEMETIFLLRNSANAPANQIVVACLQIKVHVRRTCHAITLNMRHKLARISSMVVVKEMETILKLRKSANAPANKSNEPHRCGITFGCHKEHMFSIIL